A DNA window from Molothrus ater isolate BHLD 08-10-18 breed brown headed cowbird chromosome 2, BPBGC_Mater_1.1, whole genome shotgun sequence contains the following coding sequences:
- the LNX2 gene encoding ligand of Numb protein X 2, whose protein sequence is MGTAGDDMAAVEQNASLNPLCFECGQQHWTRENHLYNYQNEVDDDLVCHICLQPLLQPLDTPCGHTFCYKCLRNFLQEKDFCPLDRKRLHFKLCKKSSILVHKLLDKLSVLCPFSSVCQEVMQRCDLAAHLKNRCPGASHRRLALERRKSSKVQAEAEGESGVGGPEQPSSLSPDADQGIVPAEPSFTSPALPAWTDEPGIDNPPFEENTAADTNQQPPTLPEGEITTIEIHRSNPYIELGISIVGGNETPLINIVIQEVYRDGIIARDGRLLAGDQILQVNSFDISNVSHNHARAVLSQPCSVLQLTVLRERRFGSRAHGHADGPGSAREDSFQVTLHKRDSSEQLGIKLVRRTDEPGVFILDLLEGGLAAQDGRLCSNDRVLAINGHDLKHGTPELAAQVIQASGERVNLIISRPLKSQTVSIIRDTGTHNSSSHQHQSQQLFHSRPNSHKDLSQCVTCQEKHITVKKEPHESLGMTVAGGRGSKSGELPIFVTSVQPHGCLARDGRIKRGDVLLNINGIDLTNLSHSEAVAMLKASAASSVVALKALEVQIVEEQPQADEEQLSTISENEYDASWSPSWVMWLGLPSCLHSCHDVVLRRSNLGSWGFSIVGGYEENHTNQPFFIKTIVLGTPAYFDGRLKCGDMIVAVNGLSTVGMSHSALVPMLKEQRNKVTLTVICWPGSLI, encoded by the exons ATGGGGACTGCAGGTGACGACATGGCTGCAGTGGAGCAGAATGCCTCTTTGAACCCTCTGTGCTTtgagtgtggccagcagcactggaCAAGGGAGAACCATCTCTACAACTACCAGAACGAAGTGGATGATGACTTGGTCTGCCACATTTGCCTTCAGCCCTTGTTGCAGCCGTTGGACACTCCCTGTGGACACACTTTCTGCTACAAGTGCCTAAGGAACTTTCTGCAGGAGAAGGATTTCTGCCCACTGGATCGAAAAAGACTCCATTTTAAACTCTGCAAGAAATCCAGCATCCTTGTTCATAAACTGTTAGACAAGCTTTCTGTTTTGTGCCCCTTCTCTTCTGTGTGTCAGGAAGTGATGCAGCGATGTGACCTGGCGGCACATCTTAAAAACAG GTGTCCTGGGGCTTCTCATCGGAGACTTGCTCTGGAGAGAAGGAAATCGAGCAAGGTGCAAGCAGAAGCAGAGGGTGAGAGTGGTGTGGGTGGGCCGGAGCAGCCCAGCAGTTTATCTCCAGACGCTGATCAGGGAATAGTGCCAGCTGAGCCAAGCTTTACCTCGCCCgccctgcctgcctggacaGACGAGCCCGGCATCGACAATCCACCTTTTGAGGagaacacagcagcagaca CAAATCAACAGCCACCTACCTTGCCTGAAGGAGAGATCACTACTATTGAAATTCATCGGTCCAATCCTTATATTGAATTAGGAATTAGCATAGTGGGTGGCAATGAAACACCTTTGATCAACATTGTCATTCAAGAGGTTTATCGAGATGGGATCATTGCCAGAGATGGAAGACTTCTTGCTGGAGACCAAATACTTCAA GTGAACAGCTTTGACATAAGCAACGTGTCCCACAACCACGCGCGGGCCGTGCTGTCGCAGCCGTGCTCGGTGCTGCAGCTGACGGTGCTGCGGGAGCGGCGGTTCGGCAGCCGCGCGCACGGCCACGCCGACGGGCCGGGCTCCGCGCGCGAGGACAGCTTCCAGGTGACCCTGCACAAGCGCGACTCCAGCGAGCAGCTCGGCATCAAGCTGGTGCGCAGGACCGACGAGCCGGGGGTGTTCATCCTCGACCTCCTGGAAGGGggcttggctgctcaggacGGCAGGCTCTGCAGCAATGACCGCGTGCTGGCCATTAACGGGCACGACCTGAAGCACGGCACGCCGGAGCTCGCTGCTCAGGTCATACAG GCAAGCGGGGAGAGAGTGAACTTGATCATCTCTAGACCCCTGAAGTCACAGACAGTCAGCATTATCCGAGACACCGGGACTCACAACAGCAGCTCACACCAACACCAGTCCCAGCAGCTGTTTCACAGCAGACCTAACTCACATAAG GATCTCTCCCAGTGTGTTACATGCCAAGAAAAGCACATTACTGTGAAAAAAGAGCCACATGAATCTCTGGGAATGACagtggcaggaggcagaggcagcaaaaGTGGTGAACTGCCCATCTTTGTGACAAGTGTGCAGCCTCACGGGTGCTTGGCGAGAGACGGCAGGATTAAACGAG GTGATGTGCTGCTGAACATTAACGGGATTGATCTCACCAACCTGAGTCACAGCGAGGCCGTGGCCATGCTGAAGGCTAGTGCTGCCTCTTCAGTAGTTGCCCTGAAAGCCCTGGAAGTCCAGATTGTagaggaacagccccaggctgaTGAGGAACAATTGAGTACCATCAGTGAAAATGAATACGATGCCAGCTGGTCACCATCCTGGGTCATGTGGCTGGGACTTCCAAG ctgcctgcacagctgccATGACGTGGTGCTGCGGCGGAGCaatctggggagctggggcttCAGCATCGTCGGGGGCTACGAGGAGAACCACACTAACCAGCCTTTCTTCATTAAAACCATTGTTCTGGGAACTCCTGCCTACTTCGATGGGAGATTAAA GTGTGGTGATATGATTGTTGCTGTAAACGGACTATCCACGGTTGGAATGAGTCATTCTGCACTCGTTCCCATGCTGAAGGAGCAGAGGAACAAAGTGACTTTAACTGTGATTTGCTGGCCTGGAAGCCTCATATAG